A section of the Humulus lupulus chromosome 2, drHumLupu1.1, whole genome shotgun sequence genome encodes:
- the LOC133815352 gene encoding uncharacterized protein LOC133815352, producing MFGKKHKTMTAREEIARLKAEIEELKRHKFSTEEELAQNEEYNEENDECGYNDEGQFDEGQYYENTSDEVYRPAPNADDHFHQTEDYPFDEDDGSSIYESPPPPTYEVYLCTHCTKHG from the exons atgtttggaaaaaaacataaaacaatgactgcaagagaggagattgctcgactaaaagctgagattgaagagctaaaaagacataaatttagcacagaagaggaattagctcaaaatgaaGAATATAATGAGGAAAACGATGAGTGTGGATACAACGATGAAGGGCAATTtgatgagggacaatattatgagaatacaagtgatgaagtctatcgacctgcccccaacgcagatgatcattttcatcaaaccgaagactatccttttgatgaagatgatggatcatcaatttatgagtctccGCCACCACCGACCTATGAAGTTTATTT GTGTActcattgtaccaaacatgggtag